Proteins found in one Zea mays cultivar B73 chromosome 1, Zm-B73-REFERENCE-NAM-5.0, whole genome shotgun sequence genomic segment:
- the LOC109943692 gene encoding uncharacterized protein gives MAPAYLQPPPALPCPWPRDAQDPTPLRTLPPWLPVPQLHGREPLLLPLAGGEQQPHLPAPFSPMGCLSSSSLSSPLFSCACAEAPPWPAPSNSSSRVFVLPLLSAACSKQGAKVSSMAADLLCPLAVPPLLPQASAFPDHISMTEQQLCSPPSFFFPCTAARSPCSQPWRPTSLRSGADPKQWPRIPSALRASPDLRSPNIDVVHLGETTTIFV, from the coding sequence ATGGCGCCGGCGTATCTCCAGCCGCCCCCTGCTCTTCCCTGCCCATGGCCAAGGGACGCTCAGGACCCGACGCCCCTGCGTACGCTCCCTCCATGGCTCCCTGTTCCTCAGCTCCATGGGCGCGAGCCCCTTCTTCTACCTCTAGCTGGCGGCGAGCAGCAGCCCCACCTCCCTGCGCCCTTCTCCCCCATGGGCTGCTTATCCAGCTcgtccctctcctcccctctgtTTTCCTGTGCGTGCGCAGAGGCTCCTCCATGGCCGGCGCCCAGCAACAGTAGCAGCCGGGTCTTCGTCCTCCCTCTGCTGTCCGCGGCATGCAGCAAACAGGGAGCTAAAGTTTCTTCCATGGCTGCCGACCTCCTCTGCCCCCTTGCTGTCCCACCCCTTCTCCCTCAAGCCAGTGCCTTCCCCGACCACATCTCCATGACCGAGCAGCAGCTCTGCTCGCCCCCCTCCTTCTTTTTCCCTTGCACAGCAGCAAGAAGCCCCTGCTCGCAGCCTTGGCGTCCAACTTCGCTGCGCAGCGGTGCCGATCCAAAACAGTGGCCCCGGATCCCCTCCGCACTGCGTGCTTCACCGGATCTGCGCAGCCCCAACATCGACGTCGTTCACCTCGGTGAGACGACGACGATCTTTGTTTGA